Within Leptospiraceae bacterium, the genomic segment TATTCATGTTCTAATCACAGGAGGTGGAATTTCTGCGGATAAAGGCAAATGGATCGATTCAAGAGATAAATTCTTTCTGCCGATTCCCGTTCTATCAAAACTATTTCAGAGATTATTTTTATTTCATTTAAAAAAATACTATCATGGAAGTTATCTTACTATTCCCAAAAGTTGTGAAGAATTAAATGATCCATCACACTTTCAAAGATTTTTAACAAACCTCTATTCTAAAAAATGGATCGTATATACAAAACAACCTTTTGAAAATCCCGACTCCGTAATTAAATACCTCGGACGTTATACACACAGGATAGCAATCAGTAACCAGAGAATATTAGAAATCACAAACAATACCGTAACATTCAGATACAAAGATTATGCGGATAATGACAAACTCAAAACAATGACTCTACCATGTGTAGAGTTTATTCGCAGGTTTCTTATGCATATCCTTCCATTAGGATTCGTTAAAATCAGACATTACGGAATCATCGCAAACCGATCTCGCAAAGACTCTCTCGAATTATGTAAGTCACTTCTTAAAAAACTAAATCGTTCTTTAAATCAGAAGTCTACACCGGAAGAATGGAAAGATATTCTTGCGTCCATGATCAAAAAAGATTCTCCTATGTAGCGTATGTAAAATTGGCTCTTTCGTATCCATTAGCCTCATCCAAAAACAAGTCCGACCTCCCTAGTCACTTTGAATCCCCATAGTCCCGCATAAAGTCTCATTACAACGCGGTTTCGGGAAGCTCTTCTAACCGCAATAGACTTTTTGAGATTTTTTCTTCGGATTTATTCCGGTTAATACTTCTTAGCCGCTTTCCCTAATTCGGCTCTCGTAAGTCTATTGCGTTTAGAAACTGAATGTGTTAGACGAAGCGACTTAGCGTTTATCGAAGAGACGCTGATCTCCTAACAACGTTTATATAAAATAAACATTAAAACATACAAGAATGATAATCTAAAAATATATTTTGAAATAGTTTGTAAATTAGAATAATTATTCTTACTCATATAAAAAGATATTAACAGAGAATATATCATTGCGGACAAAAGAAATGCCCATAATAATGAAAAGAGTAAATCACTTCTTGAAAAAATTATCAAAGTATGAAAATCTCCATCTTCTTACTTTTATTTCATCAGGTGAAACTCCAAAGAATAGGAATCTTCCAATACTTTTATTTTCTATATCTTTTATTTTATAAATTCTCTTTTCTACCGGTGTGGGGTCACCGCCATGCTCTGTCAAATTTCCTTGATATATCATAACATTTTCAGAATCCACTGCTACTACAATTTGTGCATGGTACCATCCAACTCCAGGATATTTATAAGAAAGTATATCCCCAACTTGCATGTTTTTTAGAGGTATATCTTTTAATATTCTATTATTGTGAAAAATATCTGGTGATCCATAATTTAATTCAATAGCACTTCTAAAATCATTATAAGTATTTAATAATCGAATTTTTTTATTCTTTACAAAAAATGGATTATTATTATCAAATTCAGGGTCATTCTCAGCTTTATAGTCATCATAAAAATGTACAGGAAGTTTGTATTGGTAAGCAAAATCAAGTAACCCTCTTATCATTAAATCACCGCAATCAATTATTAATTTATTATTTTGTGATAAATTATAATAATTTGCAAAATGACTAGGGATTAAACTTTTCCATAAATTTTCAAAAGTTATAAATTTATATACTGATTTAAAAACAGGATCGCTAACTTTAACTTGTATTACGTCACTCCATTTAAATTTACTCTTCCAAATAGGGGGCAACAATGGTTTTTGATCTTGGCTGTATATTTCTTGCGTTGAATTTGACAACTGGGCGAGAGTAGCTAAACCACCTCCAATTGCTAACGTCTTTCCGAAAGATTGAAGATTTTTGCTAGAAGAAAATTGACACAAGATTCCAGCAAATAATGTAAAAACACCTAAGCTAGCTGTATTTATTGATTCTTCCTTGTTTCCATATAATAATTCATTTTTCATAATAAATATCTCCTTTTATTATATTTTTAATAAGAGTCTGTAAATTATATGTTAAGGCGTATTTTTTACAAGTAAATTTTTCTAGCTTTTTACCCATGAAAACACTGATGCCAGATCATCATAATTGTTAAGTGATTTTTAAAAACCTGAATTTATTGGCTTTTTCGAAAATTTCACTAAGTAATTATGTTTTTTCTAGATAAGTCTTTGTTAAGGTAATTTCTAAGTCGTTTCGCCTAACGTTTAAGCGTATCTGACGTTGAAATAAAATGGAAAAATGCGGGTAGCATTTTTTCATTTTATTTCAATGTCTCCGAGTCTACAAAAACAAGCAACAAAATATGACTGAGCGGAAGGCGCGGAAATTGCTTTTGTTTGCAATTTTCCGTGACTGTAGCGAAGGCGTATTTTTTGCATAGTCCTCTTAGAACTAAAAATTCTTCTACAACAATTAAATCAGACTCGGAGCAAGAGGCAAATCTTTTCTTGCCTCGCCGCAGATCACGCTTTGTTAGACGGTGTTTTAGGTTCGCATAATACTACTAAGCGCTAACTGACGCTTTACTAAAACCAGTCCCGACACGATGTCGGGTGTAACAGTTATTCAGTCTTACTTTTCTAAATTATTTTTATAGTATAATTATCATTTATCGCAAATTTAAATATTTCCTATTACGGATTTCCTCTAGGTCTATAACCGTTCAGTTGTTCAAATTTTGAAATATACTGCTTTTCTATTTCTTTTGCTTTAACTCTTCCTTGAATACCAACTAGTAAAATATTAGCAAAATATTGAGCATATCCAACTAGGCGATTGAATACAGTAACTTGTTCATTGGCTCTGGATGAGGTTCCATCAGAATTTAAAGGTTTCCCGCAAATTCCATATTTATACACAGTGTTATCCTCTGAGTCAATAATTTCATATAGATGGTGGTCATCCATATTTTCATTGGAATTTTTATGAACTGCCATTACTTCTCGCCAAAGAGCATTTTCTTTAAATCAAAATCACCGTCCCATCCTTTACTATTAAAAAAGGTTTCAGGAATAAACTTAGGAACATAGTTCATTTCTTTTCCAGTTTTAATTTTATAGGCTTCGGCTGGCAAATATAGAATTGCCTCAAAATCAGAATTTTTGGGCATTAATTTTGGATTAAATAAAACTCTAGAATAAAAATCCTTTCCTTTTGCGACTACCAATGCCCTAGTAAATAAAAATATATCAGGAGAAAATGAAGATTCTTCTTCTTTGTAGGAGTAATCTCCGATAAACCTTGCATGTTCTTTTGTATCTAGGCGAAATAATTTTTCAGAAAGTATTTCTTTAAACTGACAAATATTTTCTTGAGATAATGAGACTAATCTATCTAGTAGAGGAGAAAGTATTTTTGAATCTGTTT encodes:
- a CDS encoding DUF4240 domain-containing protein, which translates into the protein MISVKGKYENGRIELSLPPKIQSSTNVIVTFLEEDGNVIVSEDYFWDLIELIDWNQETDSKILSPLLDRLVSLSQENICQFKEILSEKLFRLDTKEHARFIGDYSYKEEESSFSPDIFLFTRALVVAKGKDFYSRVLFNPKLMPKNSDFEAILYLPAEAYKIKTGKEMNYVPKFIPETFFNSKGWDGDFDLKKMLFGEK
- a CDS encoding IS91 family transposase, translating into MRNCRTETLGGHVDKCSHCGFEKNSYNSCRNRHCPKCQYLRKEKWLVKENKNVLPVKYFHVVFTLPSELNSLILNNKKIFYSLLFKTVSDTLRMVSKNKKYLNCIPGFLCILHTWGQTLSFHPHIHVLITGGGISADKGKWIDSRDKFFLPIPVLSKLFQRLFLFHLKKYYHGSYLTIPKSCEELNDPSHFQRFLTNLYSKKWIVYTKQPFENPDSVIKYLGRYTHRIAISNQRILEITNNTVTFRYKDYADNDKLKTMTLPCVEFIRRFLMHILPLGFVKIRHYGIIANRSRKDSLELCKSLLKKLNRSLNQKSTPEEWKDILASMIKKDSPM